In Lactuca sativa cultivar Salinas chromosome 5, Lsat_Salinas_v11, whole genome shotgun sequence, the DNA window CTTGGGTTGTCCTGCAAGAATTTGACAAAGGTGGTTTGTGGCTGTAGGAGAAAAGGTTTAAGTGTCATCCCACCTTTTGCTATTAAAATAAAAGACTCTTATGCATAAATAGTAGGATCTTGATATGTGTCTAGCCTAGCTAACAGTCCCGTAAACATAAACATGAACACAGAAAAGAACAAAAGTCACAGGTGACAATTctacaaaattaaaaataattttgaCTCTGATGATCAAACAACtcctaaataataaataaataaataaaaataaataaaataaaactaaaaaaatgatattacaaaatttaATTTGGAAAAACTAGAACATCTTATCAAACCAAAGTTACATTTCCTTTTTCCTGTGCACCATAAAAGCCAAATCTATTCTAATCAGTAACATGAAACTACAAAGCAGGTAACTTATCAAACCATCAACACCGAATCAACTTCCACTTTCTTGATTCAGTCATCATCTTCCTCCTACAAAACACAAATTAAAACCACATTTAGTTTCATTTGTTAAAAAAGATTAATCATATACTGAAAAAAATAAGTATCAATatcattatgttttataaaaaaacatacatCATCACTTTCATCCTCATCTGCTTCATCATTGACTTCAGACTTAGATTTGTCAgaatcctcatcatcatcatcattaccacCTCCAGCCTATTTACATGGCAGCAAACTCAAAGTCAAtgaatcaaaacaacaatatTAAAATGATAAGCATATGAATTCTAAGTTTAAACAAAGATTTTACAAGTTTTTTGTTGTAGGTGTCCAAGTTCTTCTCATATTCCTTCTTTCTTTTGTCAGCTTTGGCTTGAAAAGGTGCCTTTTCCTACATTCACATCATCCAAAAAACAGAGGTAAATAACTAAATAGTAcatcatttttttataaattcttaAGAAGTTGATGAGCATTATGATTTTGCCTCAAAAACTAaacatagtaatgtaatgtaagtGCTACTTACAGAGTCGGACATTGACTTCCATTTTGCCCCACCAGCTTTACCAACCTGATAATTATACACAAgtgaaatccaaatcaaaatctaaAAACACAAACTCAACTCAATCTAGATACAGAATACTTGAAACAAAGCTTAAGAAGTTTCGATGACAAAAGGCAAAAAGGAAGATCACTTACAGCAGCAACATATTTGTTGTCAGGGTGATCTTCTTTGAACTGCTTTCTAAAGTCCTCCCTTTATAACATTAACAAGAGGAAAAATATTTAAACTTTGGAAATGGAAGTAAAACATGAAGGTAGTGATAAACGAAGAACAACTACTAACATGAACACAAAGAAGGCGCTAGCGGGTCTCTTGGGTTTATTGGGATCCTTAGCTGCTTTCCCCTTGGCTGCAGTCTTCTTTACAGCCAACCTAAAATTACAACAAACAATTATTAAAAAGTACCGAAATCATGATCTTGAGGAAGAACAAAAACCTAATTTCATTGAAGATGAAAAAAATACAACATTAAACCCTAGCAGATGGTATGTTTTAAACATAGTTAGATTAAATCGTACTTGGTATCGGCTTTCCTCGTAGCACCGCTTGATTTGCCTCCTTTCATCGTTTGATCCTGAATGAAACAACCGAAACAACAAACTAGGTCAAAAATCGAAGCGAAAATGgttgtaaatgaaaaaaattagaGTCGACATCGAGGAAAAAGAGGAAGAAAACATACCTAGTTAGCAAaaaatctagggttagggtttgattcGTTTGCGATTGGGGGATACTGGGGTAAGGAAATCGACTTATAAATGGCTACGATACGTCGGCAATAGAACTATTTGGGCAGGAAGATTTTCATTCCAAGAGGGCTTGATTATGTTCATGATTTTGGGCccattttggataaaacaatgGGGCTtcattggtggtggtggtgaaccAGAGAGAAGACGAGGGGTGGTGGGTGCCTAGGTTGTTGTTGAACAGTAGGGggtagagagagagatagagatagagagagagagagacttgtaGTTGGTCGTGTATTACCCGCATCAAATTGAAATTAAGGGAATGTTGATAGGGCGGAGGTGGTGAATGAGATGTTTGGTGATACTGATAAGAAGGAGATTGAGTAGAGATCCGATGAACGAGATGTTTGATGatactgaagatgaagatgaaggacctagggctttttcttggTAAGTAAAAGAGGCGGGGGGATTAATTTTGGGATTCAATAGGCGGGGGTAATTTTCGTCGATTTCATTTCCTGCCTAAAACGCGTGTTTcacttaaaattataaagcgacacattcacatgacgcacattttatgaaaggtgCCCTccgcattttttttttcttttctgacactaattttagggcgcgcaaaaatgtgtgccctctatccttcaaattttgcaaactgacattatcttttagggcacttacaaatgcgcgtcgtctatcagcgagtgtcattgtttgcgcgttaTTAAAGGGCTATTTTCTTGTAGTGACTAAATCTGAACAtattcgaattttgaaaaagactgagaattctacatctaattcAGAATCTAATTTtgttgatattgaagataattctgataatattagtgaaattagtgatttagaggatgtagattgttctcaattgtctgtaataaatgtagcaaattcttttaaagggaaagaaaactGTGAAGATTTATTGGTAAAAATTGACACTGATCAACCTTCAatttcgaaagtttgtgatatggaatttgtggaaatacatgataGTCAAACAGATGATAGTGATAATGAGGAAGAAAGTACAAATTCGAAGACAAATAAAAGTTCGAAAGAAgttgaaattcctcgagtggttgttgatcaagtttatatggattcacaagagtttgagcaaattcttagtgaaaaaggtgctcattatcttgaaaCGAATACTATggtttatccaatcttcaaatgcactgatgatattgtaTTCCCAAACCAAATCTTCGTAACAACATGTAATGTTGAAAACATTAAGCCTGAATTCAAAAATTTGGTAGAGGAAGACAATAAGAAAACTTCTGATGAGGCTTTCTTTTCGAATCAAAGCACAGTTGAAAACAATCTAACAAAGAATTCATATATCTTTCAATGTCAAAAACCAAAACAAATATGGGTTGAAAAGTCGAAACTTGAAAAGAAGATAGTTAACACAACTGAAAATGTGTTCACAAAGCACGACAATGTTAAACCAGAAACTAAAGAAGTCAACAAAgctataaaaataaattcaaaagagTTTAAAGCACAAGTTGAAAAATTCtcaaaagaaaataatatttctaaACGTCAAGCAAGAAcaacaattttttggcaaactattgAGTCATTAAATAAGAAATCATTAAATTTTTTAAAAGGAGGAAAAGTTTTTAGAGGAAAATCAAAGACTcgaaattttgaaaagaaaaatacttcattttcaaatattcaaacaaaattttctaaagaaacaaaaaaaatacttCCAAGATAAAGTTTTcagaaaaaagttgaaaaacagaCTTCAAAATCACAATTCAATACgtcttatcatgaatcatatcttttaaaaccaaaagtggattatgttccaagttcagcaaaatgttataatccttcgaagaaacaagctgacaaagtATCATATGCGAAGGGTATAACAACTaaaagaaatattgatcattggttggaaggaaaggGAAAAATGTATCAATGAAGTAAGTTTTCAaaagaacagatacatgaggcgTATGACAAGTATGCAAATCCTTCAATGAATGGCAGTTCATCATCCAAGGAATCCAACATTACAGTTAAAGCCTGGAAACCAGTCACAGAAGCGAAAAGTGACATATCACAAACTCAACATGCGAAGGGGAATattagtgaaaatttgaaaacaataaaaactcatatatctgaccctttgaatgaaaatgttaaatttgttgacagtttcaaaacaagagtttgtgattgggttaatggttgtactttacaattgaaaaagacatctaatatgaatggacccaacaagttTTGGGTACCTAAAATTTTTCAATAattgcaggtactttgtgacgagcaatatgataacaagtggtatattgatagtggttgctcacgtcacatgactgggaagaaggaaaacttaCGTGATTTTCAAAGTCTAGAGAATGGtggagtggttaagtttggcaATAATCACAAGTGCAAAGTCAAAGGTTATGGAAAGATAACGAATGGAACATTCACTGTCAATCGAGTTGCATTTGTCGAAGGCttacaacataatttgataagtgtttcacaacttgttgtgggcactggaaatcaagttctttttaatgaagaaggcagTGTTATTTCGAATGTTGTGACAAATGAAGTTTTACTCAAGTCAAAAcaaaaaggtgatatgtttacattagATATAGTTCCCATTGTTGGCAAACCTGTTGTGTGTTTACTTTTGAAGGCTGCTGCCGAtattagctggttatggcataagaggttatcacatctcaattttcgaaacatcaacaaacttgtcgtacaagatctggtaagcggtttacccattcttaaatatgataatgacagtttgtgtgcagcctgcgaagtaggaaaacaacacaaacaaggtcatccaatcacaatagattcgaagattgttgaacccctcgaacttttgcatattgatttatgtggtccttcaacagttgctactcttaacaagaaaaggtacattctagtaattgtagatgatttttcaagatttacgtgagttttttttctcaggttaaaatccgaagtttcacaaatgatgattgattttatcaagaaaatggaaaTTTCGTTGAAGAAGccagttcgaaaaattaaaagtgatcatggaactgaattcaaaaacCGGGTTTTAGATTCATTTTTGGTGGAAAAatgcatttcgcataatttttcatctccataTACGCCaaaacaaaatggtgtagttgaacgaagaaatcgatcattatgcgaagctgcaagaacaatgttggcatattcaaatttacctcaatatctttgggccgaagctgtttcaactgcttgttttactcagaatagatcattcattcatagacggtttaatgctactccttatgaaatcatcaataatcgaaaacctaatgtcaaattttttcatgttttttgatgcaggtgtttcataatgaatcttaaggataatctttcgaagtttcaaacaaaagctgatgaaggaattttcttgggatattcacataattctattgcttatagagtgttaaataagcgaactcgcaaagtggaagaaacattcaatttgacatttgatgataattacattaaaaagactaatcatcaatttgcaaattatcctattttgcaaaattctttgaatgaaaatgaaccaattgaaatggatgatgctaattatgaatcgatttttggtacttcagatcaagcaattgatgcagaGAGAAATGCGAAAGATAATCAACAATCAGAAAATTTGAAGCTTGATAATGACTTAATTTCGTGTTCGAATCAAAACACAAATGCAATATATGGTGGTCcaatggagggggagcacttggattcgaaCAGTTTTGTTGAAGGGGAGCATTCTTACGAAGCAGATGTAATGTCAACCAATGTTAATGTTGAGAGGGAGCCAATCATCGAAGCAGAGCCAAACATCGAAGCGGAGCCAGTAATCGAGGGggagtcaatcatcgagggggagcccatacttgagaaggatccaattcttgaagaagaacattaTGATGATGCTGAGGATGCATGTTCAATAAATGGATCAGAAAATGATGctatgtttgaagatgcacctttggattttgatcctgATTATCCACCATtagataaatggacaagaaatcatccaaaagaacaaattCTTGGAGATCCACAAGCGGGAGTATTGACAAGGGCTCAACTTCATGCAAGAAATGAGGTATTAAATACTCACcaagagttatgcatgtttaatgtttttatttccaaaatcgaaccaaagacagttaaggttgcaatggaacactctgattgggttgttgctatgcaagctgaattgtctgaatttgaaagaaacaaagtttggagattaattcctaaacctgttgatgtttcaattgttggacttaaatggatttttaaaaaacaaaactgacaaagatggaaacattattcgaaataaggccagacttgttgttaaaggatattctcaacaagaaggaattgattatgaagaaacatttgcccctgtcgcgagactcgaggctgttcgtatttttctgtcttatgcagctcataaagatttcgacgtttatcaaatggatgtcaaatgtgcattcttaaacggtgaactcgaagaaaccgtttatgttgaacaaccaccaggttttataaataacgaacatcctgatcatgtttatattttagataaagctatgtatgggttgaaacaagcaccacgagcatggtatgcaacattaacatcatttttgaaacaatctaaatttaaacaaggatcagttgatcccactttatttcgaaagaaagttgattcatctgatgcttgttcaaatttatgttgatgatataatttttggctctactgaccctgctttatctaaagaatttgaagacttgatgaaaagcaaattcgaaatgagtatgatgggcaaaatcaataattttttgggtttgaatatACGTCAAAACAGAGAAGGCATCTTCATTAATCAGGAGAAATATATGAAGAATTTGTtataaaagtttggaatgacgaacAACACAAGGTTAGgaataccaatggcaacgggcataaagctaacttcttcgttagataaatctgtTGTTGATATCACTCTGTatagaagcatgatagggtctttattgtacttaactacaagtcgacctgatattatgttttctgtttgtaattgtgcaaggtatcaatcgaatccacgtgaaccacatctaacagcagtaaagaatatttttcgatatttgaaaggcactacttcgttaggtttgtggtatccttcgaaaacagggttctttgtacaagcttatttagatgcggatcttggaggatgcagtcttgatcgaaaaagcacaactggtggatgtcaattactagatggaaaattggtcagttggcaatcgaagaagcaaacatgtgtttcgataTCTACGGCCGAtgctgaatatgttgctgcagctacgtgtacatcacaaattatttggattcaaagtcaattacgtgattatgctataaatatgaaaaagattcctttatattgtgattcacaaagtgcaataagaatttgtcataatcctatgcagcattcgaagactaagcacattgatctaagatatcatttcataaaagatcatgtggaagaagggaatattgaagttcattttgtgaaaacaacggaacaattggcagatatttttacaaaggcattggatgaaaaatcatttcttcaTATCTTAGAAGGATTGGGTATGATTGATGGAAATTCACTTACATGTGATAAAAGCGAAGAGTGATGGGTCTGAATGATTTGGTGAACTGACGGAAAGGGTGATTAAGTGttaagaggttactgttcatggtcaacgcttcgaatgCTTCGCATTCGTATGATTTATTCAATGTTGCAGTTCATATTCATAGATTATTGTTCCAAGTCAACGGTTCGGATGCTTCGTGTTCGTATGTTTAGAAGATAATACATATTCAGAGATTAATGTTctgttatttttttgaaaaattaaaaattcaaaaagattttattttgttttgttactttttctgaaaaattttaaaaaaaaaatcacaaaaatatttttgttctctttggtttttaaaacattatgtATTGGGAGTTTAGTCAAGAGAAAAATACGAAGAGCTCATATTTATgtcttctatgggaaggtatgatTTCGATAAATTGTGTACTAGTTAGgacgtccctagaagcatgttgccttaagcctcatatgactctatgtgtgggaaatgaaagccttgatgaaattatctcatgaaaatttcttcccaataaggcttgtattcgcataagtcaacagAGCTACcctactcttctcaaatgagttaagagttttctgttttgtccattataacagaggtacatttcgattcttatccaatctttttataccaaacaattcttttaatctaaatttttgaagagatttgtccttgaggtctttgatcaaaccaatcaaaacctagacaaatcacaagtctgtgtttatgatctaacatcatgagtccgtgatggaggtgaaacccaaatatcataaaccttaaggaattgacggggaactatgttccagaacttacgaaacatttgtttcagtaccttctatactcaaaatcatattcattttttttgagtgatcttaatcaaacattcgaaacctacaatgtttgttcccaacaagatccagcataaattttttttttgtatgaatatgatttctgtgtgagtatatttcgaaaatcctagttactttgaatatcattcgAAACCAATttgtcactgactacattggTCACACAAATAATTTCAGTTACAATTTATCAtcttatgttaaggttgatatgtaacaaaattttcgaagccaccctTTTGCCTTATAAAAGAAACCCTTTgaaacttctctacaagttaCCGATTGTAATTCAGGGGAAACCAAGcaagctgttaattatctctcttgataattttcgaagaaaTCTTTGCCCGGGATTCAATTGTTTTgtgtcaaattaaatttttgacatcacatgtttccaaattttttttatttgtttcttctctaattttttttggaacacagcacacacgaaatccttgaggtttgagtgTTACCAACTCAATCTGATGATTTCAAatctctggcatatgacttcgttttttcaacccaaaagtgaaagagccttaccTCTATTCGAAGGAATCTGACGGTTACACTTCTTTTGGGGAATATCAAATAGTCTTGTCTCTTGGTGACGTATGGTATACGATACGAGTTTTAGGTGTGCTGACAGTTacgattgttactttttgatgagtacGGCCCGTCTTTCAAGGcgccatgtcagcaagcatttaatgcatcccgcttcaaattcaaaattctagggttacatataaaaagggAACTCAGAGGTCTATAACACTTTACGCGATCAAACATTCTCAGTCATACAAGTTCTCTTTACAATTCATCTCTCAAATAGTTATCTTCTTCAATCATCTTGATCATACTCATCAATGGCGACTCACAAACAAGACAGTGTTACATCAACACCAACAACTGAAGAAGTCGTTAGTGTTCCAATCTTGAAGATCCAAGGTTCAAATTACCAAGTGGAGTCGGATTTATCCAAATATCCGGATGAACTCAAAATGTTggtggttgctttacagaattcGGTTCTGTCCAAAGCTATGTTTGATTTCTTTGTTGTTCCTATGTCGTGGTTATCAAAGGCTGCTTCCACTGCATCGTACAACAAGGAGACTGGTTGCGTGGAATTTACAATGGTGAATGATACTCGTATTAGGGTATCTAAGAGGTTATTttgcaaaattttggggattctgAATACCGGTACGTATGACGAAATTTCATCTTCCCATGTAGTGTTCATGTTCAACGAAATGGGACATCAACCTCCATTGACGCGTATCAGTGACTTTAAGAAGTCTGGATTacctatgttgggctgaagttttattttgatgttgcgtcttttgggctcgttagcttaGCCATgtatactccggtttgggcctgtccaaccgagagccttttatgtattgtatataagttaatgcttgcatgcatattaggtcaacaAGAAGATAGAGGTTTACGATTATTGAGATTTTcgaatagcgattcatctagagtacAGCAGGTTTCTTAATCGTACTTGTAACCtatcaatcctctacagttgatgttcttaatcgagctcttctgaggattttgtttaaatcattcgacacgtttgattccatcttgtcttgttcttattattgcgttcttactgttttatattcatatacttgttcagatctaatcgatcttcatagattaatagttattttaatcccatcaattggtatcagagcaggaggctgtgtaatcgatacacatcttttctgtgaaaaagatttccattagggtttttccgcaatcatcgatatttattgagccgtcatcttaattgacgtatcttgatatttattgttttgccctaatctgctttattacaag includes these proteins:
- the LOC111889571 gene encoding high mobility group B protein 3 gives rise to the protein MKGGKSSGATRKADTKLAVKKTAAKGKAAKDPNKPKRPASAFFVFMEDFRKQFKEDHPDNKYVAAVGKAGGAKWKSMSDSEKAPFQAKADKRKKEYEKNLDTYNKKLAGGGNDDDDEDSDKSKSEVNDEADEDESDDEEDDD